In Arthrobacter sp. StoSoilB5, one genomic interval encodes:
- a CDS encoding AvrD family protein → MDTSVRNVIDDVLGPADERYFGSGFRRVAHCIEDLKLEMASQTSLGVTGVAALSYPRDWSRKDHHRGLRPHLSTVDAFVIAVELAEVLLIRVFSLGSRERTSAWIRSVEFRSGAVPQEKLEAIDVKAALVATKPSSRCLSAPFESLLECSVGSIKVQLRLEHEICSFNPKMGPMPSLSSVLGEAEGRFYGEGFRHRFHKIGNVRFTADNQRVDASVAISSASESAFRNDIGGDYRPSVSILDCVIAQSQMTQALLYQVDGISRHESNTLWMRRVVIAADTPYRPLSHAFDASSTVEKSRLLNVNGRFYRSTDFSGTFLGLVNRYSLAHELPDRVLTQMGDPELQTTHEGTL, encoded by the coding sequence ATGGACACATCTGTACGTAACGTCATCGACGACGTTCTCGGCCCGGCCGATGAGAGGTACTTCGGAAGCGGTTTCCGAAGGGTCGCTCACTGTATTGAGGACCTAAAACTAGAGATGGCCAGCCAGACTTCTCTAGGCGTTACGGGGGTTGCGGCGCTGTCATATCCGCGCGATTGGTCGCGAAAGGACCACCATCGCGGGTTGCGACCGCATCTCTCAACCGTGGATGCATTCGTCATAGCCGTTGAACTCGCAGAGGTGCTCCTTATTCGGGTGTTCTCCCTAGGGTCAAGGGAACGCACATCCGCGTGGATCCGCTCCGTCGAATTCCGTTCTGGAGCAGTGCCTCAGGAGAAACTGGAGGCCATAGACGTCAAGGCAGCGTTGGTGGCGACCAAGCCGAGTAGCCGATGTTTGAGTGCTCCATTTGAATCGCTCTTGGAGTGTTCCGTTGGGAGCATCAAGGTCCAGCTGCGGCTTGAGCACGAAATATGTTCCTTCAACCCGAAGATGGGTCCGATGCCCTCCCTGTCATCGGTGCTGGGCGAAGCAGAGGGGCGCTTCTATGGCGAAGGATTCAGGCACCGCTTCCACAAGATTGGGAACGTTCGGTTTACCGCCGACAACCAGCGCGTGGACGCGAGCGTTGCCATAAGTTCTGCCTCCGAGTCTGCGTTTCGAAATGACATCGGAGGCGATTATCGGCCGTCCGTCTCCATCCTGGACTGTGTCATCGCGCAGTCCCAAATGACGCAGGCACTGCTCTACCAGGTGGACGGGATCTCTCGTCATGAATCCAACACGCTTTGGATGAGGCGCGTCGTTATTGCGGCCGACACGCCCTATCGTCCGCTCAGTCACGCATTTGACGCTTCCTCCACCGTGGAGAAGTCCAGGCTCCTTAACGTAAACGGCCGCTTTTACCGGTCGACGGATTTCAGCGGAACATTCCTCGGTCTCGTCAACCGCTACTCACTGGCACACGAGCTTCCTGATCGTGTCCTGACCCAAATGGGTGATCCCGAATTGCAGACAACACACGAAGGAACCCTATGA
- a CDS encoding MarR family transcriptional regulator, which translates to MPEDPQSTANDRTRRVRELLTELSQGLSDQVRSAVAELDLTTTQAAVLRQLATPHTQREIANSLQCDPSNITYVVDKLEKAGLVTREQHPSDRRAKILRLTESGLKTRKTMIDRFEAKSPLRSLSEDDLQRLEELLAKTVRPGI; encoded by the coding sequence ATGCCCGAGGACCCTCAGTCAACAGCCAATGATCGAACAAGGCGCGTACGGGAGCTTCTCACCGAGCTCTCCCAGGGACTGTCGGACCAAGTGCGTTCCGCCGTGGCCGAACTCGACTTGACTACCACCCAAGCGGCGGTCCTGAGGCAGCTCGCAACTCCGCACACACAGCGTGAAATCGCCAATTCCTTGCAATGTGATCCGTCCAACATCACTTATGTGGTGGACAAACTTGAGAAAGCTGGTCTTGTCACGAGGGAGCAGCACCCTTCAGACAGAAGGGCCAAGATTCTCCGCCTCACCGAATCAGGCTTGAAGACCCGAAAGACAATGATCGATCGCTTTGAGGCGAAATCGCCGCTTCGATCACTCTCAGAGGACGACCTTCAAAGGCTTGAGGAGTTGCTGGCCAAGACTGTCCGTCCCGGAATCTAA
- a CDS encoding PadR family transcriptional regulator, giving the protein MKLEHILLGVLLEHPSTGYDIKKFLDTHGRFLRSNTQMSQVYRSLGSMENQGWVTHSVDPRPGAQDAKTYRVTDEGATVFLDWLTGPYHPASRFQDPELGARLAFAGFMSAEQLLRILDVEIQTRQDEIARYRNRDRREQWAPTIAFDTELAESVGERLHLMGASAIDAHVAGLISLRKELLDGQLTSRSLTAVPAELRP; this is encoded by the coding sequence ATGAAGCTCGAACACATCCTTCTTGGAGTCCTGCTGGAGCATCCGAGCACGGGCTACGACATCAAGAAATTCCTCGACACCCACGGCCGGTTCCTACGCTCCAATACGCAGATGAGCCAGGTTTACCGCTCGCTGGGGAGCATGGAGAACCAGGGCTGGGTGACCCACAGCGTGGACCCCCGGCCCGGTGCCCAGGACGCAAAGACTTACCGCGTCACTGATGAAGGAGCCACCGTCTTCCTCGATTGGCTGACAGGCCCGTACCACCCGGCCAGCCGTTTCCAGGACCCCGAACTTGGTGCGCGATTGGCCTTTGCCGGCTTCATGAGCGCCGAGCAGCTCCTCCGGATTCTCGACGTCGAAATCCAGACCCGCCAGGACGAAATCGCCAGGTACCGCAACCGCGACCGCAGGGAACAGTGGGCTCCCACCATCGCCTTCGACACCGAGCTGGCCGAATCTGTGGGAGAACGCTTGCACCTCATGGGCGCGAGCGCCATCGACGCCCACGTTGCTGGGCTGATCAGCCTGCGCAAGGAACTCCTGGATGGGCAGTTGACTTCCCGCTCGCTCACCGCTGTACCGGCGGAGCTGCGACCATGA
- a CDS encoding AAA family ATPase, whose amino-acid sequence MRIAISGTYSSGKTTTSMALAHMTGIPRTHAKTMREILPDVLPGKRLEDCTAPELFQLGMIRYGERAVHESHLPGGFISDGSSLHEWVYGKIRTHVGIHPDNHAASMVETSAEMKYFSEVIEAIGAVTKRHAKTTYDVFVHLPIEFDLVTDGHRPVSERFRQLSDDLLLSSLEELAIPHHVIGGTLAERLTGIAKALNLPQLMDVERAIALAYDEAAGMNTTDELNR is encoded by the coding sequence ATGAGAATCGCCATCTCTGGCACCTACTCGTCCGGCAAGACCACCACGTCCATGGCCTTGGCGCATATGACAGGAATCCCTAGGACTCATGCAAAGACAATGCGAGAGATTCTCCCCGACGTATTGCCAGGAAAACGGCTTGAAGACTGCACGGCCCCTGAACTATTCCAGTTGGGCATGATCCGCTATGGCGAACGTGCCGTGCACGAGAGCCATCTTCCAGGGGGATTCATTTCCGACGGGTCCTCACTGCACGAATGGGTGTATGGCAAAATTCGTACCCACGTCGGAATCCACCCCGACAACCACGCGGCATCCATGGTTGAAACCTCAGCGGAAATGAAGTACTTCAGCGAGGTCATCGAGGCCATCGGCGCAGTCACGAAGCGGCATGCAAAGACGACCTACGACGTCTTCGTTCACCTGCCGATCGAATTCGACCTTGTCACTGACGGGCACCGGCCCGTCTCAGAGCGATTTCGACAGCTCTCAGACGATCTCCTCCTCTCCAGCCTCGAAGAACTTGCCATCCCTCACCACGTCATTGGCGGAACGCTAGCCGAGCGGCTAACTGGAATCGCAAAAGCTTTGAACCTTCCCCAATTGATGGACGTAGAGCGCGCGATCGCCCTCGCGTATGACGAGGCTGCTGGCATGAACACCACCGATGAGCTAAACCGCTGA
- a CDS encoding MFS transporter, protein MTTQPSPALAKEAPAEGAAQASKVPHRWRNLAVLTGVTVVDNTEAGLSATLFPTIAAALKLQSSHLGLLAALGKIIAVPAGPAWAWLAGKIGRRKALIATTLAGGVFGIAAGFSQDFVQLLILNTLMSASIIGGSPIANAIIADSFDDSQRGKAAGYFYGFMSLISSFIAPLIALFTGITDGWRFGMWTIGGICILAGLLVALLLKDPGVGASEKQLADLSGRERLAPKVTVRSVASLFRIPSFSIMMLSRLLSGHLLITIFGIQFLVVERGFTNAVAAIVLVPFGLGYFAGTAGGGWLVALLDRVLPDRGRVAYLQGAQVLFAAVAFFATQFDYDNIGIYSAFWALIGFAQGANPPANRPIVAAVVLPELRGQAFAIFLTVFETIGWAVFSLGAGALASSLGIQAVFLWTLVILMLVNAAVLTALYFCYPRDVDRVRNALEQRRQEALQQG, encoded by the coding sequence ATGACCACCCAACCCAGCCCTGCCCTCGCCAAGGAAGCTCCAGCAGAAGGAGCAGCCCAAGCCAGCAAAGTTCCCCACCGCTGGCGAAACCTCGCTGTCCTCACCGGCGTTACGGTCGTGGACAATACGGAAGCCGGCCTCAGTGCCACCCTGTTCCCGACAATTGCGGCGGCCCTGAAACTGCAAAGCAGCCACCTCGGCTTGCTGGCCGCACTCGGCAAAATCATCGCTGTTCCGGCCGGTCCGGCGTGGGCCTGGCTTGCTGGGAAGATCGGCCGACGGAAAGCGCTGATCGCCACTACCCTGGCCGGTGGTGTCTTCGGCATAGCCGCAGGTTTTTCCCAGGACTTCGTTCAACTGTTGATCCTCAACACGCTGATGTCGGCGTCTATCATCGGTGGAAGCCCGATCGCCAACGCCATCATCGCGGACTCCTTCGATGACAGCCAGCGCGGGAAGGCTGCGGGCTACTTCTACGGATTCATGAGCCTCATCAGTTCCTTCATTGCCCCTCTCATCGCCTTGTTCACGGGCATTACCGACGGCTGGCGCTTCGGCATGTGGACCATCGGTGGCATTTGCATCCTGGCCGGCCTGCTGGTGGCATTGCTCCTGAAAGATCCCGGAGTGGGAGCGTCCGAGAAGCAGCTCGCAGACCTCAGCGGCCGCGAGCGCCTCGCCCCGAAAGTCACCGTCCGCTCAGTGGCCTCGCTGTTCCGGATTCCGAGCTTCTCCATCATGATGCTCTCAAGGCTGCTCTCCGGGCACCTCCTCATCACGATCTTCGGTATCCAGTTCCTCGTGGTGGAGCGGGGCTTCACCAACGCAGTCGCGGCCATCGTCCTTGTTCCCTTTGGGCTCGGCTACTTTGCTGGAACGGCAGGTGGCGGCTGGCTCGTCGCACTCCTGGACCGGGTCCTCCCTGACCGGGGCCGGGTGGCCTACCTGCAGGGCGCGCAGGTTCTCTTCGCGGCCGTCGCATTCTTTGCCACCCAATTCGACTACGACAACATCGGCATCTACAGCGCCTTCTGGGCCCTGATCGGCTTCGCCCAAGGAGCCAATCCGCCCGCCAACCGTCCGATCGTCGCAGCCGTTGTCCTGCCGGAACTCCGTGGCCAGGCCTTCGCCATCTTCCTGACAGTTTTCGAGACCATCGGCTGGGCCGTTTTCTCCCTTGGAGCGGGCGCCTTGGCCTCAAGCCTCGGAATCCAGGCAGTGTTTCTCTGGACCTTGGTGATCCTCATGTTGGTCAACGCGGCGGTCCTCACTGCCCTCTACTTCTGCTACCCGCGGGATGTGGACCGTGTCCGCAATGCGCTGGAGCAGCGCCGGCAGGAAGCACTGCAGCAGGGCTGA
- a CDS encoding NADH:flavin oxidoreductase yields the protein MTRIQHSRPRPTLMAPFAYGSLSLPNRFVMAPMTRNFAQNGVPSPGTAEYYGRRAAGGVGLIITEGTVVGHPASSPSPTVPRFHGGDALRAWQMVVEAVHDAGGKIVPQLWHVGLDRKPNDSPQRDVGNVGPSDIFGEIKHPGATMTRRDIDSVVDAFAAAAAHAQACGFDGVEIHGGHGYLVDQFLWSATNNRLDCYGGTTRNRSRFAEEIVQEIRHRVGLDFPIIFRLSQWKTIDFEARAFPDPLALESALAPLVDAGVDIFHASTRRFWLPEFEGSDLNLAGWVKKTTGQPTITVGSVGLEDSEFVSALLHGQGAGTAGFEQLEQMLARGDFDLVAMGRALISDPDLVNRMREGRADTRLPFDASDLNHLN from the coding sequence ATGACACGCATTCAACACTCAAGACCTCGACCTACGCTGATGGCTCCATTCGCCTACGGTTCCTTGTCGTTGCCCAACAGATTTGTCATGGCGCCGATGACGCGGAACTTCGCCCAGAACGGTGTTCCATCCCCTGGAACGGCGGAGTATTACGGACGCCGTGCTGCTGGCGGCGTCGGGCTGATCATTACTGAGGGAACCGTCGTTGGTCATCCTGCTTCGTCTCCGTCGCCTACCGTGCCCCGGTTTCATGGCGGGGACGCCCTCAGAGCGTGGCAGATGGTTGTCGAGGCCGTCCATGATGCCGGGGGAAAGATTGTCCCCCAACTTTGGCACGTGGGCCTTGACCGAAAGCCAAATGATTCCCCCCAACGGGATGTGGGGAATGTGGGCCCCTCCGACATTTTCGGCGAGATAAAGCACCCAGGCGCCACAATGACACGAAGGGACATCGACTCTGTTGTAGACGCTTTCGCTGCAGCGGCTGCCCATGCTCAGGCATGCGGATTTGATGGAGTCGAAATTCATGGGGGGCATGGTTACCTTGTTGACCAGTTCCTATGGTCTGCAACGAATAATCGGCTGGACTGTTACGGCGGCACGACCAGAAACAGATCTCGTTTCGCTGAAGAGATTGTCCAGGAGATTCGCCATCGAGTTGGACTTGATTTCCCCATAATCTTTCGGTTGTCCCAATGGAAGACCATTGATTTTGAGGCCCGCGCTTTTCCTGACCCACTGGCCTTGGAGTCTGCTCTCGCGCCGCTCGTCGATGCCGGCGTCGACATCTTCCATGCGTCCACCAGGCGCTTCTGGCTACCCGAGTTTGAAGGCTCGGACCTCAATCTCGCGGGTTGGGTAAAGAAGACCACGGGGCAGCCGACAATCACGGTGGGATCAGTCGGACTCGAGGACAGCGAGTTTGTAAGCGCGCTCCTGCATGGACAGGGTGCCGGGACTGCAGGATTCGAGCAGCTCGAGCAAATGCTTGCCCGTGGCGACTTCGACCTCGTAGCAATGGGGCGAGCCCTTATCTCCGACCCCGACCTCGTCAATCGCATGCGAGAAGGGCGGGCCGACACTCGCCTTCCCTTCGACGCGTCCGACCTAAACCACCTCAACTAG
- the treS gene encoding maltose alpha-D-glucosyltransferase codes for MTFDEQFYPARPKALRPIARRRQFFAARPSLEFDGRNPTYVDWLRNQSMLGDANTMARQLSGQASMWQNAYARPNPRAAVERAPVWFTAYPLSFITREGQSFLSALGDPGLWKAFREIGIRGLHTGPVKLAGGISGWSQTPSVDGHFDRISMAIDPAFGTEEEFRRMCEVAADHDGTVIDDIVPGHTGKGADFRLAEMNFRDYPGIYHMVDIPEEDWHLLPDVPEGEDSVNISPDAEQALQKAGYIIGRLQRVIFYEPGVKETNWSATRPIVDTTGKTRRWVYLHYFKAGQPSINWLDPTFAGMRLVVGDALHSLLDLGTGALRLDANGFLGVEKSAEEQPGWSEGHPLSEAANQLIGSMIRKVGGFSFQELNLTIDDIKAQSESGPDLSYDFITRPAYHYALVTGDTEFLRLTLRLAMDIGVDQASLVHALQNHDELTYELLHFAAGHRDDVFELAGEELTGAEVAEKVQNTLRERLTGENGPYNAVFTTNGIACTTVSFIMAALGVKDPASITKEQEAQVLDAHVLLSMYNALQPGVFALSGWDLTGVTALDRAAVQELTSQGDTRWINRGAHDLMGTSPDAKTSLAGMPRATSLYGPLPEQLKDPSSYARRLQQILKVREQSGIATSTLLDVPDVSNRGLLVLVNQLGSGDLEVTVLNFSDQDIAGSIQSSHLVPGASVHDLFSGENVGQVDDLGSFFLELRAFQGTALVLKEAETE; via the coding sequence ATCACATTTGACGAACAGTTCTATCCAGCGCGCCCGAAAGCCCTACGGCCGATCGCCCGACGCCGGCAATTCTTTGCTGCCCGGCCCTCCTTGGAATTCGACGGGCGCAACCCAACTTATGTGGACTGGCTCCGCAACCAGTCAATGCTCGGCGACGCCAACACCATGGCACGGCAACTCTCGGGCCAGGCGAGTATGTGGCAGAACGCCTACGCCCGGCCCAACCCCAGGGCGGCAGTGGAGCGGGCACCTGTTTGGTTCACGGCTTATCCACTCTCCTTCATCACCCGCGAGGGTCAGTCATTCCTGTCCGCCTTGGGAGATCCCGGCCTCTGGAAGGCGTTCCGGGAGATCGGCATCCGTGGACTCCACACCGGCCCCGTCAAGCTGGCCGGAGGTATCAGCGGCTGGTCGCAGACACCCAGCGTCGATGGTCATTTTGACCGCATCAGCATGGCGATCGATCCGGCCTTCGGCACGGAGGAAGAATTCCGCCGGATGTGCGAAGTCGCCGCCGATCATGACGGGACAGTCATTGATGACATCGTCCCAGGGCACACCGGGAAAGGCGCCGACTTCCGTCTTGCCGAGATGAACTTCCGCGACTACCCGGGCATCTATCACATGGTGGATATCCCCGAGGAAGACTGGCACCTGCTGCCTGATGTTCCCGAGGGCGAAGATTCAGTGAACATCAGTCCCGACGCCGAACAAGCCCTGCAAAAAGCCGGATACATCATCGGCAGGCTCCAACGGGTGATCTTCTATGAGCCGGGGGTCAAGGAAACCAACTGGAGCGCCACGAGGCCGATCGTGGATACCACAGGCAAAACCCGTCGCTGGGTATACCTGCACTACTTCAAGGCCGGACAGCCGTCCATTAACTGGCTGGACCCCACCTTCGCTGGAATGCGCTTGGTAGTGGGCGATGCGCTGCATTCCCTCCTGGACCTGGGTACCGGCGCCCTGCGGCTCGATGCCAACGGCTTCCTCGGCGTGGAGAAAAGTGCGGAGGAACAGCCGGGCTGGTCAGAAGGCCACCCCTTGTCCGAGGCAGCCAACCAGCTCATTGGCTCCATGATCCGCAAAGTGGGCGGGTTCTCCTTCCAGGAACTCAACCTCACCATTGATGACATCAAGGCGCAGTCCGAGTCTGGCCCGGATCTGTCCTACGACTTCATCACCAGGCCGGCCTACCACTACGCGCTGGTCACGGGTGACACCGAGTTCCTGCGCCTGACCCTTCGGCTTGCCATGGACATCGGCGTGGACCAGGCCTCCCTTGTGCATGCCCTGCAGAACCATGATGAACTGACCTACGAGCTGCTGCACTTTGCCGCTGGCCACAGGGACGACGTCTTTGAGCTTGCCGGCGAGGAACTGACAGGCGCTGAGGTTGCCGAAAAGGTTCAGAACACCCTCCGGGAACGGCTCACTGGAGAGAACGGGCCGTACAACGCCGTCTTCACAACCAATGGCATTGCCTGCACCACGGTCAGTTTCATCATGGCGGCCCTGGGCGTCAAGGATCCCGCCTCCATCACCAAGGAGCAAGAGGCCCAGGTCCTTGACGCCCATGTGCTCTTGTCCATGTACAACGCGCTGCAGCCCGGGGTCTTCGCCCTGTCCGGCTGGGACCTCACCGGTGTCACAGCCTTGGACCGAGCCGCCGTCCAGGAGCTCACCTCGCAGGGCGACACCCGCTGGATCAACCGCGGGGCGCACGATCTGATGGGCACAAGTCCGGATGCCAAGACGTCCTTGGCCGGAATGCCACGCGCCACCAGCCTTTATGGGCCGCTACCTGAACAGCTCAAGGACCCAAGCTCCTACGCCCGGCGCCTCCAACAGATCCTGAAAGTAAGGGAACAGTCAGGGATCGCAACGAGCACCCTGCTGGACGTACCCGACGTTTCCAACCGCGGGCTGCTCGTCCTGGTCAACCAACTCGGCAGCGGCGACCTTGAGGTCACGGTCCTGAACTTCTCCGACCAGGACATTGCAGGCAGCATCCAGTCCTCGCATCTAGTCCCCGGCGCCAGCGTCCACGATCTCTTCAGCGGCGAAAACGTGGGGCAAGTGGATGATCTTGGCAGCTTCTTCCTCGAACTCCGGGCGTTCCAAGGGACGGCTCTGGTTCTGAAGGAAGCGGAGACCGAATAG
- a CDS encoding sulfatase, producing MKAIILMFDSLNRHMLSPYAADTFVDAPNFARLAAKTATFDNFYAGSMPCMPARREMHTGRHNFLHRSWGPLEPFDDSMPEMLGKAGVHTHLVSDHPHYWEDGGATYHPRYTTWEFFRGQEGDPWKGVVNPSGRSQDWRAGMKRQDLINRSYMPTEADHSQTKTVDAGLHFIDTNHEADKWMLQIELFDPHEPFFTHSKYKALYEHEYDGPEFDWPGYQKVTEPQDQVEHARYEYAALVSMCDKSLGRVLDAMDQYNMWEDTLLLVNTDHGFLLGEHGWWAKSVQPWFNELVHLPMFLWDPRTGGKDTRRGALAQTIDIAPTMLRFFGVEPTQDMQGQDLATVLQDDSEVREAALFGIHGGHVNVTDGRYVYMRAAVEPSNAPLEDYTLMPTHMRSRFSTAELAQWEPAEAFSFTKGLRTMQLQTTSMMNSWGHRTLLFDLEKDPNQTSPIIDDELELRLLRTLAKLMHANDAPESQFQRLGIPFDSEPTTQHLLAAQQADRARLALEPLPPIDSFADGGTALTLPLLELLQDVRGREAVEKHLPDLISTELVNIPAQLSLYQLAAVIPVPSSALGSIAEELAAVPTA from the coding sequence ATGAAGGCCATCATTCTCATGTTCGATAGCCTCAACAGGCACATGCTCTCCCCCTACGCGGCAGATACCTTCGTGGATGCCCCCAACTTTGCCCGCCTCGCAGCAAAGACGGCCACGTTCGACAATTTCTATGCCGGTTCGATGCCTTGCATGCCAGCACGCCGGGAGATGCACACTGGCCGCCACAATTTCCTGCACCGTAGTTGGGGACCGCTGGAACCGTTCGACGATTCCATGCCGGAGATGCTGGGAAAAGCAGGAGTGCACACGCATCTGGTATCAGACCACCCGCACTATTGGGAGGACGGCGGCGCCACGTACCACCCGCGGTACACAACCTGGGAGTTCTTCCGTGGCCAGGAGGGCGACCCGTGGAAGGGTGTAGTAAATCCTTCGGGCCGGAGCCAGGACTGGCGTGCGGGGATGAAGCGGCAGGACCTCATCAACCGCAGCTACATGCCAACCGAGGCAGATCACTCCCAGACCAAAACCGTGGACGCCGGCCTGCACTTCATCGATACGAACCATGAAGCGGACAAGTGGATGCTCCAGATCGAGCTTTTCGATCCGCATGAGCCCTTCTTCACCCACAGCAAATACAAGGCTTTGTACGAGCATGAATACGACGGCCCCGAATTCGACTGGCCGGGATACCAGAAGGTCACCGAGCCACAGGACCAAGTGGAGCATGCCCGTTACGAATATGCCGCGCTGGTCTCGATGTGCGACAAGTCGCTCGGACGGGTCCTGGATGCCATGGACCAATACAACATGTGGGAAGACACCCTCCTCTTGGTGAACACGGACCACGGCTTCCTGTTGGGCGAACACGGCTGGTGGGCCAAGTCTGTTCAACCGTGGTTCAACGAGCTCGTGCACCTGCCCATGTTCCTGTGGGACCCGCGCACCGGCGGCAAGGACACCCGGCGTGGAGCCCTCGCGCAGACCATCGACATCGCACCCACCATGCTGCGTTTCTTCGGCGTCGAACCTACGCAGGACATGCAGGGCCAGGACCTCGCCACCGTCCTGCAGGACGACAGCGAAGTACGTGAGGCGGCCCTGTTCGGTATTCACGGTGGCCACGTCAACGTCACTGACGGCCGCTACGTCTACATGCGTGCCGCCGTCGAACCTTCCAACGCTCCGCTGGAGGATTACACGCTGATGCCCACCCACATGCGGTCGCGGTTCTCCACCGCCGAACTCGCGCAATGGGAACCTGCGGAAGCGTTCAGCTTCACCAAGGGACTGCGGACAATGCAACTCCAGACCACCTCCATGATGAACTCCTGGGGCCACAGAACCCTTCTTTTTGACCTGGAAAAAGACCCCAACCAAACGAGTCCAATCATCGACGACGAGCTGGAACTCCGCCTCCTGAGAACGCTGGCCAAACTCATGCACGCAAACGATGCACCGGAAAGCCAGTTCCAGCGGCTTGGGATTCCTTTCGATTCCGAACCCACAACCCAGCACCTGCTCGCCGCCCAGCAAGCGGACAGGGCGCGGCTCGCTTTGGAACCCCTGCCTCCGATCGACAGCTTCGCCGACGGCGGAACGGCCCTAACGCTGCCCCTACTGGAACTGCTCCAGGACGTCCGCGGCCGCGAAGCCGTGGAGAAGCACCTCCCCGATCTCATCAGCACTGAACTGGTTAACATCCCCGCCCAGCTCAGCCTCTACCAGCTCGCAGCCGTCATCCCGGTTCCCTCGAGCGCCCTCGGGTCCATTGCCGAGGAACTGGCTGCCGTCCCCACGGCGTAA
- a CDS encoding MFS transporter, with protein sequence MKATTAILSAACLGYSMVILDTTVLNVALPSIAAETGAIPAQQQWIVDSYVLVMTALLLAGGGLIDRFGAAKVFRAGVVLFTVASVLCAMTNVASVLIAARVLQGVGGAMLIPATLTVVMMSFPEVLERGRAIAIIATVAASPQAFGPSLGGILVDTLGWRSIFLLNVPIGIATLLFARRLPVGQGNKRPLDITGVVLIVIALGGLTYGIIEYANSQAGVKVIGSLAVAVLAGVAFIMVEKRTSTPLLPGPILNARGLHLYVLAGLFMFVLFYAALFAANLYFQKVLGLSALDSGLLLLPAGVPVFALPIMVSKLAGKKWSPVALTTTGTVIATTGAAMGLLSGVSQSPFVVSASLLVLGIGFGIASPPHLALATSVAPQGTGGVTSALANAGRQAGYLFGVALVGMAGQSTFGYQQAVWIAIAGGVLALVVLVVAATYSRSRSAEGISIEPLTTKAG encoded by the coding sequence ATGAAAGCTACAACCGCCATCCTCAGTGCGGCCTGCCTCGGGTACAGCATGGTTATCCTCGATACCACTGTGCTCAACGTCGCGCTGCCATCCATTGCGGCGGAGACCGGGGCTATCCCAGCCCAGCAGCAATGGATCGTGGATTCTTACGTCCTTGTCATGACCGCCCTCTTACTTGCAGGTGGCGGGCTCATCGACCGCTTCGGTGCCGCCAAGGTCTTCCGCGCTGGCGTCGTGCTCTTCACGGTTGCGTCCGTCCTCTGCGCCATGACGAACGTAGCTTCCGTGCTCATCGCAGCCCGGGTGTTGCAAGGCGTAGGCGGTGCCATGCTTATCCCAGCCACCCTGACCGTTGTGATGATGTCTTTTCCCGAAGTCTTGGAGCGCGGCCGGGCTATTGCCATCATTGCTACGGTGGCAGCTAGCCCACAGGCCTTCGGTCCGAGCCTGGGAGGGATACTTGTAGACACGCTCGGGTGGCGGAGCATCTTTTTGCTGAACGTCCCGATCGGTATCGCCACATTGTTGTTTGCCCGGCGCCTTCCTGTTGGTCAAGGAAACAAACGGCCTTTGGACATCACGGGAGTCGTCCTCATCGTGATCGCCTTGGGAGGGCTTACTTACGGCATCATTGAGTACGCCAATTCACAAGCGGGCGTTAAAGTCATTGGATCCCTCGCAGTGGCCGTTTTGGCAGGTGTCGCCTTCATTATGGTTGAAAAGCGAACGAGCACGCCCCTACTTCCAGGTCCTATCCTGAATGCCCGCGGCCTGCACCTGTATGTGCTGGCCGGACTCTTCATGTTCGTGCTGTTCTATGCAGCTCTTTTCGCAGCAAACCTCTATTTCCAGAAGGTTCTAGGCCTCTCTGCCCTGGACAGTGGTTTGCTGCTCTTGCCCGCAGGAGTGCCGGTCTTCGCCCTTCCGATCATGGTGAGCAAGCTGGCAGGGAAGAAGTGGAGTCCTGTAGCCCTCACCACTACCGGTACAGTCATCGCGACTACAGGTGCTGCCATGGGTCTGCTTTCTGGCGTCTCGCAATCACCGTTTGTCGTTTCAGCTTCCCTCCTCGTTCTTGGGATTGGGTTCGGTATCGCCTCTCCGCCACATTTGGCGCTCGCTACTTCCGTCGCCCCTCAAGGAACAGGTGGCGTCACCAGCGCCCTTGCCAACGCCGGGCGCCAGGCGGGTTACCTTTTCGGCGTAGCACTAGTCGGTATGGCAGGCCAGAGCACGTTCGGGTATCAGCAGGCCGTCTGGATAGCGATTGCGGGGGGTGTTCTCGCTTTGGTGGTGCTCGTAGTCGCGGCCACATACTCCCGGAGCCGGTCCGCGGAGGGAATATCGATAGAACCACTGACCACCAAAGCAGGGTAG